The proteins below are encoded in one region of Pectinophora gossypiella chromosome 26, ilPecGoss1.1, whole genome shotgun sequence:
- the LOC126378326 gene encoding mucin-22-like isoform X13 encodes MAIFFFLLLFGLSSASYLPNGCPEDPHIHLLLPHETDCTKFYYCVHGEKHLRQCSGGLYFDPVYQVCNWPQNVDCQPTHVTTESVTTTENEVATTEKTTDTTTNYLTTTESSVTTDRNEESTEIITPEQPTAEPTTKESTTVEPTTEESTTVEPTTKESTTVEPTTENPTTVEPTTEESTTEQSTTVEPTTEESTTVEPTTAEPSTEESTTVEPTTEESTTVEPTTENPTTVEPTTEESTTEQSTTVEPTTEESPTEEPTTVEPTTATTEMTIDSEGTTIEVSTVTEPTTNESESSNESRDVESSREPALTTERTVPTTEQQPETPAICPPGFIGNVPHPERCDSYFLCSGWEPIQLFCAPGLEFDAALQICVAIAEGGCNWQNGQLTSTTIHPSTDEESTTRTTEEQTVSTTESQTTSEAPVTDLTTETTLSTTEGPITITTDVPTTVTIEEQTLSTTESQATTDEPATELTTEDKESTTEKQPETSAICPPGFIGNVPHPERCDSYFLCSGWEPIQLFCAPGLEFDAALQTCVAIAEGGCNWQNGQLTSTTAEPSTDGDLTTTEFTSEVSTTTTDEQTVSTTESQTATEVSVTETTITTITEDLTTTTEEPETITTTTKDTTITTEVSTTITDEQTATNTDSVGTSTELSTEKTVTTTEQQPETPAICPPGFIGNVPHPERCDSYFLCSGWEPIQLFCAPGLEFDAALQTCVAIAEGGCNWQNGQLTSTTAEPSTDGDLTTTEFTSEVSTITTDKQTVATTESQTEDSVTETTEETTDDITTITENLTTTTEEPETITTTTKDTTITTEESTTITDEQTESTTESVEISTELSTEKTVTTTEQQPETPAVCPPGFIGNVPHPERCDSYFLCSGWEPIQLFCAPGLEFDATLQTCVAIVEGGCNWQNGQLTSTTAEPSTDGDLTTTEFTSEVFTITTDEQTVATTESQPATEESVTETTDDITTVTEDLTTTTEEPGTITTTTKDTTITTEESTTTITDKQTESTTESVEISTTLSTETTEQQPETPAVCPPGFIGNVPHPERCDSYFLCSGWEPIQLFCAPGLEFDAALQTCVAIAEGGCNWQNGQLTSTTAEPSTDGDLTTTEFTSEVSTITDEQTVSTTESQTATEVTVTETTEETTDDLTTITKDLTTTEEPGTITTTTKDTTITTEESTTTITDKQTESTTESVDISTELSTETTVTTTEQQPETPAICPPGFVGNVPHPERCDSYFLCSGWEPIQLFCAPGLEFDAALQTCVAIAEGGCNWQNGQLTSTTAEPSTDGDLTTTEFTSEVSTITTDEQTVATTEFEITMDPTEQTIEDSTATAEGGITTSNSPTTVELTTVTEELEAEPLCPEGFIGSVPHPDRCDSYYMCTGWTPIQLFCLPGQEFDPVLSQCVVIAEDGCTSRLTNEVVNKQETRSQIHKGDVDRNDLNRKADGSRATAEFANRIARTELCPLGFEGRIATPEGKSFYLCSGGNAIELLCPVESKFDPVTGKCIYKNYEKRMRS; translated from the exons atgg CGATATTCTTCTTTCTACTGCTGTTCGGTTTGTCATCCGCCTCCTACCTCCCGAACGGCTGCCCGGAAGACCCTCACATCCACCTGCTGCTCCCCCACGAGACTGACTGCACCAAGTTCTACTACTGCGTTCACGGCGAGAAACACCTTCGACAATGTAGCGGGGGGCTGTACTTCGATCCTGTTTATCAG GTTTGCAACTGGCCTCAAAATGTAGACTGCCAACCGACACACGTAACAACAGAGTCGGTTACAACAACAGAAAATGAAGTAGCAACTACAGAAAAAACAACAGACACAACAACAAATTATCTGACGACCACCGAAAGTTCGGTTACAACAGATAGAAATGAGGAAAGCACTGAAATAATAACACCAGAACAACCAACAGCAGAACCAACAACCAAGGAATCAACAACAGTAGAACCAACAACCGAAGAATCAACAACAGTAGAACCGACAACCAAGGAATCAACAACAGTTGAACCAACAACAGAAAATCCTACAACAGTAGAACCAACAACCGAGGAATCAACAACCGAGCAATCAACAACAGTAGAACCCACAACCGAGGAATCAACAACAGTAGAACCAACAACAGCAGAACCATCAACCGAAGAATCAACAACAGTAGAACCGACAACCGAGGAATCAACAACAGTTGAACCAACAACAGAAAATCCTACAACAGTAGAACCAACAACCGAGGAATCAACAACCGAGCAATCAACAACAGTAGAACCAACAACCGAGGAATCACCAACCGAGGAACCAACAACAGTTGAACCAACTACAGCTACTACTGAAATGACAATTGATTCTGAAGGAACAACTATAGAAGTGTCAACTGTAACAGAACCTACCACGAATGAGAGTGAAAGTTCAAATGAAAGTAGAGACGTCGAAAGTTCCCGAGAACCAGCATTAACAACAGAAAGAACAGTACCGACAACAGAACAACAGCCCGAGACCCCCGCTATCTGTCCTCCAGGGTTCATCGGCAACGTGCCGCATCCTGAGCGATGTGACTCATACTTCTTGTGTTCAGGATGGGAGCCCATACAGCTGTTCTGTGCGCCGGGACTTGAGTTCGATGCTGCGTTACAA aTATGCGTAGCAATAGCGGAAGGAGGATGTAACTGGCAGAACGGTCAACTAACGTCAACAACGATTCATCCGTCAACTGACGAAGAATCGACAACAAGAACAACAGAAGAACAAACAGTGTCCACTACTGAATCACAAACTACAAGCGAGGCCCCAGTGACAGACCTAACAACAGAAACAACTCTGTCGACAACAGAAGGACCGATAACAATAACAACAGATGTACCAACAACAGTAACAATAGAAGAACAAACATTATCCACCACTGAATCACAAGCAACAACAGATGAGCCAGCAACAGAGCTAACAACAGAAGACAAAGAATCGACAACAGAAAAACAGCCTGAGACCTCCGCTATCTGTCCTCCAGGGTTCATCGGCAACGTGCCGCATCCTGAGCGATGTGACTCGTACTTCTTGTGTTCAGGATGGGAGCCCATACAGCTGTTCTGTGCGCCGGGACTAGAGTTCGATGCTGCGTTACAA ACATGCGTAGCAATAGCGGAAGGAGGTTGCAACTGGCAGAACGGTCAATTGACGTCAACCACTGCTGAACCTTCAACTGACGGAGATTTGACGACGACAGAATTTACATCGGAAGtatctactactactactgATGAACAAACAGTATCAACCACTGAATCACAAACAGCAACAGAAGTATCAGTAACCGAAACAACAATTACCACTATAACAGAAGATCTAACAACCACAACAGAAGAACCAGAAACCATAACTACCACAACAAAAGATACAACTATAACAACAGAAGTATCAACAACAATTACTGATGAACAGACAGCAACAAACACTGATTCTGTAGGGACATCCACAGAGCTATCAACAGAAAAAACAGTAACTACAACAGAACAACAGCCCGAGACCCCCGCTATCTGTCCGCCAGGGTTCATTGGCAACGTGCCGCATCCGGAGCGATGTGACTCGTACTTCTTGTGTTCAGGGTGGGAGCCCATACAGCTGTTCTGTGCGCCGGGACTTGAGTTCGATGCTGCGTTACAA ACATGCGTTGCAATAGCGGAAGGAGGTTGCAACTGGCAGAACGGTCAATTGACGTCAACCACTGCTGAACCTTCAACTGACGGAGATTTGACGACGACAGAATTTACATCGGAAGTGTCTACTATTACTACTGATAAACAAACTGTAGCAACCACTGAATCGCAAACAGAAGACTCAGTAACCGAAACAACAGAAGAAACCACTGATGATATAACCACTATAACAGAAAATCTAACAACCACAACAGAAGAACCAGAAACCATAACTACCACAACAAAAGATACAACTATAACAACAGAAGAATCAACAACAATTACTGATGAACAAACAGAATCAACCACTGAATCTGTAGAGATATCGACAGAGCTCTCAACAGAAAAAACAGTAACTACAACAGAACAACAGCCTGAGACCCCCGCTGTCTGTCCTCCAGGGTTCATCGGCAACGTGCCGCATCCGGAGCGATGTGACTCGTACTTCTTGTGTTCAGGATGGGAGCCCATACAGCTGTTCTGTGCGCCTGGACTAGAGTTTGATGCCACACTACAA ACATGCGTTGCAATAGTGGAAGGAGGTTGTAACTGGCAGAACGGTCAATTGACGTCAACCACTGCTGAACCTTCAACTGACGGAGATTTGACGACGACAGAATTTACATCGGAAGTGTTTACTATTACTACTGACGAACAAACTGTAGCAACTACTGAATCGCAACCAGCAACAGAAGAATCAGTAACCGAAACCACTGATGATATAACCACTGTAACAGAAGATCTTACAACCACAACAGAAGAACCAGGAACCATAACTACCACAACAAAAGATACAACTATAACAACAGAAgaatcaacaacaacaataactgATAAACAAACAGAATCAACCACTGAATCCGTAGAGATATCGACAACGCTATCAACAGAAACAACAGAACAACAGCCCGAGACCCCCGCTGTCTGTCCTCCAGGGTTCATCGGCAACGTGCCCCATCCGGAGCGATGTGACTCGTACTTCTTGTGTTCAGGATGGGAGCCCATACAGCTGTTCTGTGCGCCGGGACTTGAGTTCGATGCAGCGTTACAA ACATGCGTTGCAATAGCGGAAGGAGGTTGCAACTGGCAGAACGGTCAACTGACGTCAACCACTGCTGAACCTTCAACTGACGGAGATTTGACGACGACAGAATTTACATCGGAAGTATCTACTATTACTGATGAACAAACAGTATCAACCACTGAATCGCAAACAGCAACAGAAGTAACAGTAACCGAAACAACAGAAGAAACCACTGATGATTTAACCACTATAACAAAAGATCTTACAACCACAGAAGAACCAGGAACCATAACTACCACAACAAAAGATACAACTATAACAACAGAAgaatcaacaacaacaataactgATAAACAAACAGAATCGACCACTGAATCCGTAGATATATCGACAGAGCTATCGACAGAAACAACAGTAACTACAACAGAACAACAGCCCGAGACCCCCGCTATCTGTCCTCCAGGGTTCGTCGGCAACGTGCCGCATCCGGAGCGATGTGACTCGTACTTCTTGTGTTCAGGGTGGGAGCCCATACAGCTGTTCTGTGCGCCGGGACTAGAGTTTGATGCTGCGTTACAA ACATGCGTTGCAATAGCGGAAGGAGGTTGCAACTGGCAGAACGGTCAATTGACGTCAACCACTGCTGAACCTTCAACTGACGGAGATTTGACTACGACAGAATTTACATCGGAAGTGTCTACTATTACTACTGATGAACAAACTGTAGCaaccactgaatttgaaataacaaTGGATCCAACAGAACAAACAATAGAAGATTCAACCGCGACAGCAGAAGGAGGTATAACAACCAGTAATTCACCAACAACAGTGGAATTGACAACAGTAACAGAGGAACTAGAAGCCGAGCCGTTGTGCCCCGAAGGGTTTATTGGATCAGTACCACATCCAGATAGGTGTGATTCGTACTATATGTGCACTGGTTGGACGCCGATACAGCTCTTCTGTTTGCCTGGACAAGAGTTCGACCCTGTTTTAAGT CAATGTGTTGTAATAGCCGAGGATGGATGTACATCCCGTCTAACAAATGAAGTTGTCAACAAACAAGAAACCAGGAGTCAGATTCATAAAGGGGATGTCGACAGAAATGACTTGAACCGAAAAGCTGATGGAAGTCGAGCTACTGCTGAGTTTGCGAATAGAATTGCGAGAACTGAATTATGCCCCTTGGGATTTGAGGGTCGCATAGCGACTCCAGAGGGGAAATCCTTTTACCTTTGTTCAGGGGGCAATGCTATAGAACTGCTTTGCCCAGTTGAATCGAAATTCGATCCTGTAACTGGG aaatgcATTTACAAGAACTATGAAAAACGGATGCGAAGCTAG